A genome region from Segatella copri includes the following:
- a CDS encoding peptide chain release factor 3, with translation MNEIERRRTFAIISHPDAGKTTLTEKFLLFGGQIQVAGAVKNNKIRKTATSDWMDIEKQRGISVSTSVMEFDYLPAGQEGEPYKVNILDTPGHQDFCEDTYRTLTAVDSAIIVVDSAKGVEAQTRKLMEVCRMRNTPVIIFINKMDREGRDPFDVLDELEEELKIKVRPLSWPIGQGARFKGVYNIYEHQLNLFTPNKQRVTEKVEVDIQSSELDERVGEREAAQLREELELVDGVYPKFEEETYRSAEVAPVFFGSALNNFGVQELLDCFVHIAPSPRPTQADERLVKPEEPKFSGFIFKITANIDPNHRSCIAFCKICSGKFVRNQPYYHVRLDKNVRFSSPTQFMAQRKSTIDEAYPGDIVGLPDNGIFKIGDTLTEGEKMHFRGLPSFSPLLFKYIENDDPMKNKQFQKGLEQLMNEGVAQLFVNQFNGRRIVGTVGQLQFEVIQYRLENEYNAKCRWEPVHLHKACWIEADDEKELENFKKRKYQYMAKDIEGRDVFLADSGYVLSMAQQDFEHIKFHFTSEF, from the coding sequence ATGAACGAAATAGAAAGAAGAAGAACATTTGCCATTATCTCTCACCCGGATGCTGGTAAGACAACATTGACCGAGAAGTTTCTGCTTTTCGGTGGACAGATTCAGGTGGCAGGTGCTGTAAAGAATAACAAGATTCGCAAAACTGCGACTTCTGACTGGATGGATATTGAGAAACAGCGTGGTATCTCGGTATCTACATCTGTAATGGAATTTGATTATCTCCCTGCCGGACAGGAGGGAGAACCTTATAAGGTGAATATCCTGGATACTCCAGGTCACCAGGACTTCTGCGAGGATACCTACCGCACACTTACAGCCGTAGATTCAGCCATCATCGTGGTTGACTCTGCCAAGGGTGTGGAGGCACAGACCCGTAAACTCATGGAGGTGTGCCGCATGAGAAATACCCCGGTAATCATCTTCATCAACAAGATGGACCGTGAGGGACGCGACCCGTTTGATGTGCTTGACGAGTTGGAAGAAGAGCTCAAAATCAAGGTTCGCCCGCTGAGTTGGCCTATCGGTCAGGGCGCCCGTTTCAAGGGTGTTTACAACATCTACGAGCATCAGCTGAACCTCTTTACCCCTAACAAACAGCGAGTTACCGAGAAGGTAGAGGTAGACATCCAAAGTTCAGAACTCGACGAGCGGGTTGGTGAACGTGAGGCTGCACAACTGCGTGAGGAACTGGAACTGGTAGATGGTGTTTACCCTAAGTTTGAGGAAGAAACCTACCGTTCGGCCGAAGTAGCACCTGTGTTCTTCGGTTCGGCACTGAACAATTTTGGTGTTCAGGAACTCCTCGACTGTTTTGTTCATATTGCTCCATCTCCTAGACCCACCCAGGCAGATGAGCGACTGGTGAAGCCTGAAGAACCTAAGTTCAGTGGTTTCATCTTCAAAATTACAGCCAATATTGATCCAAACCACCGCTCCTGCATCGCTTTCTGTAAGATATGCTCGGGCAAATTTGTGAGAAATCAGCCATATTACCACGTGCGCTTGGATAAGAACGTGCGTTTCTCTTCGCCTACCCAGTTCATGGCACAGCGCAAGAGTACCATTGACGAGGCTTATCCGGGTGACATTGTAGGTTTGCCAGACAACGGTATTTTCAAGATAGGAGATACGTTGACGGAGGGAGAGAAGATGCATTTTCGCGGTTTGCCAAGCTTCTCTCCACTCCTTTTCAAGTACATCGAGAATGATGACCCGATGAAGAACAAGCAGTTCCAGAAGGGATTGGAGCAGCTCATGAACGAGGGTGTGGCGCAGCTCTTCGTCAACCAGTTCAACGGCCGCCGCATCGTGGGCACGGTTGGTCAGCTGCAGTTCGAGGTTATCCAGTACCGCCTGGAGAACGAGTACAACGCCAAGTGCCGCTGGGAGCCCGTGCATCTTCACAAGGCTTGCTGGATAGAGGCAGATGACGAGAAGGAACTCGAGAACTTCAAGAAGCGCAAGTACCAGTACATGGCCAAGGATATTGAGGGGCGCGATGTCTTTCTTGCCGATTCGGGCTACGTGTTGAGCATGGCGCAGCAGGATTTTGAACACATCAAGTTCCATTTCACATCGGAATTCTAA